A part of Peromyscus maniculatus bairdii isolate BWxNUB_F1_BW_parent chromosome 10, HU_Pman_BW_mat_3.1, whole genome shotgun sequence genomic DNA contains:
- the Fgfr3 gene encoding fibroblast growth factor receptor 3 isoform X9, translating into MDKKLLAVPAANTVRFRCPAAGNPTPSISWLKNGKEFRGEHRIGGIKLRHQQWSLVMESVVPSDRGNYTCVVENKFGSIRQTYTLDVLERSPHRPILQAGLPANQTAVLGSDVEFHCKVYSDAQPHIQWLKHVEVNGSKVGPDGTPYVTVLKSWISENVEADARLRLANVSERDGGEYLCRATNFIGVAEKAFWLRVHGPQAAEEELMEADEAGSVYAGILSYGVGFFLFILVVAAVTLCRLRSPPKKGLGSPTVHKVSRFPLKRQQVSLESNSSMNSNTPLVRIARLSSGEGPVLANVSELELPADPKWELSRTRLTLGKPLGEGCFGQVVMAEAIGIDKDRTAKPVTVAVKMLKDDATDKDLSDLVSEMEMMKMIGKHKNIINLLGACTQGGPLYVLVEYAAKGNLREFLRARRPPGMDYSFDACRLPEEQLTCKDLVSCAYQVARGMEYLASQKCIHRDLAARNVLVTEDNVMKIADFGLARDVHNLDYYKKTTNGRLPVKWMAPEALFDRVYTHQSDVWSFGVLLWEIFTLGGSPYPGIPVEELFKLLKEGHRMDKPANCTHDLYMIMRECWHAVPSQRPTFKQLVEDLDRILTVTSTDEYLDLSVPFEQYSPGGQDTPSSSSSGDDSVFTHDLLPPGPPSNGGPRT; encoded by the exons ATGGATAAGAAACTGCTGGCTGTGCCAGCCGCAAACACTGTACGCTTCCGCTGCCCAGCTGCTGGCAACCCTACCCCCTCCATCTCCTGGCTGAAAAATGGCAAAGAGTTCCGAGGAGAGCACCGCATAGGGGGCATCAAG CTTCGGCACCAGCAGTGGAGCCTGGTCATGGAGAGTGTGGTGCCCTCGGATCGTGGCAACTATACCTGCGTGGTAGAGAACAAGTTTGGCAGCATCCGGCAGACCTATACCTTGGATGTGCTGG AGCGTTCCCCGCACCGGCCCATCTTGCAGGCTGGGCTGCCAGCCAACCAGACAGCCGTTCTGGGCAGTGACGTGGAGTTCCACTGCAAGGTGTACAGCGATGCACAGCCACACATCCAGTGGCTGAAGCATGTGGAGGTGAATGGCAGCAAGGTGGGCCCTGATGGCACGCCCTACGTCACTGTACTCAAG TCCTGGATCAGTGAGAATGTGGAGGCGGACGCACGCCTCCGCCTGGCCAATGTGTCGGAGCGGGACGGGGGCGAGTACCTCTGTCGGGCCACCAATTTCATAGGCGTGGCTGAGAAGGCCTTTTGGCTGCGTGTTCACGGGCCCCAAGCAG CTGAGGAGGAGCTGATGGAAGCTGATGAGGCTGGCAGCGTGTATGCAGGCATCCTCAGCTATGGGGTgggcttcttcctcttcatcctggTGGTGGCAGCTGTGACACTTTGCCGCCTTCGCAGTCCCCCAAAGAAGGGCCTGGGCTCACCCACCGTGCACAAGGTCTCTCGCTTCCCGCTTAAGCGACAG CAGGTATCCTTGGAGTCCAACTCCTCTATGAACTCCAACACACCCCTGGTCCGCATTGCCCGGCTGTCCTCCGGAGAAGGTCCTGTTCTGGCCAATGTTTCTGAACTTGAACTGCCTGCTGACCCCAAGTGGGAGCTCTCCAGGACCCG GCTGACACTCGGTAAGCCTCTTGGAGAAGGCTGCTTTGGCCAGGTTGTCATGGCAGAAGCTATTGGCATTGACAAGGACCGCACCGCCAAGCCTGTCACAGTGGCCGTGAAGATGCTGAAag ATGATGCCACTGACAAGGACCTGTCGGACCTGGTGTCTGAGATGGAGATGATGAAAATGATTGGCAAGCACAAGAACATCATCAACCTGCTGGGGGCCTGCACCCAGGGTG GGCCCCTGTATGTGCTGGTGGAGTATGCAGCCAAGGGCAACCTACGGGAGTTCCTGCGGGCACGGCGGCCTCCAGGCATGGACTACTCCTTTGATGCCTGCAGGCTGCCAGAAGAACAGCTTACTTGCAAGGATCTAGTGTCTTGTGCCTACCAGGTGGCCCGGGGCATGGAATACCTGGCTTCCCAGAAG TGCATTCACAGAGACTTGGCTGCCCGAAACGTACTGGTGACCGAGGACAATGTGATGAAGATTGCAGACTTCGGCCTGGCCCGTGATGTGCACAATCTAGACTACTACAAGAAGACCACAAAT GGTCGACTACCTGTGAAGTGGATGGCACCAGAGGCCCTGTTTGACCGAGTCTACACCCACCAGAGTGATGT CTGGTCCTTCGGGGTCCTTCTCTGGGAGATCTTTACACTGGGAGGCTCTCCGTACCCTGGCATCCCTGTGGAAGAGCTTTTCAAGCTGCTGAAAGAGGGCCACCGCATGGACAAGCCAGCCAACTGCACCCATGACCT GTACATGATCATGCGGGAATGTTGGCACGCAGTGCCTTCCCAGAGGCCCACCTTCAAGCAGCTGGTAGAGGATTTAGACCGCATCCTTACTGTGACGTCAACAGAT GAATACCTGGACCTGTCGGTGCCTTTTGAGCAGTACTCGCCAGGTGGCCAGGACACTCCTAGCTCCAGCTCTTCGGGGGATGACTCTGTGTTCACCCATGACTTGCTGCCCCCAGGTCCACCCAGTAATGGGGGACCTCGGACATGA